One genomic segment of Kogia breviceps isolate mKogBre1 chromosome 11, mKogBre1 haplotype 1, whole genome shotgun sequence includes these proteins:
- the SUPT7L gene encoding STAGA complex 65 subunit gamma: MLRYWGEIPISSSQTNRSSFDLLPREFRLVEVHDPPLHQPSANKPKPPTMLDIPSEPCSLTIHTIQLIQHNRRLRNLIATAQAQNQQQTEGVKTEESEPLPSCPGSPPLPDDLLPLDCKNPSTPFHIRHSDPESDFYRGKGEPVTELSWHSCRQLLYQAVATILAHAGFECANESVLETLTDVAHEYCLKFTKLLRFAVDQEARLGQTPFPDVMEQVFHEVGIGSVLSLQKFWQHRIKDYHSYMLQISKQLSEEYERIVNPEKATEDTKPVKIKEEPVSDITFPVSEELEADLASGDQPLPMGVLGAQSERFPSNLEVEASPQASSTEVNASPLWNLAHVKMEPQESEEGNVSGHGVLGSDVFEEPMSGMSEAGIPQSPDDSDSSYGSHSTDSLMGSSPVFNQRCKKRMRKI, encoded by the exons ATGTTGAGATACTGGGGAGAGATACCAATCTCATCAAGCCAGACCAACAGAAGTTCCTTTGACTTGCTCCCTCGGGAGTTCCGACTGGTAGAAGTCCATGACCCACCCCTGCACCAACCCTCAGCCAACAAGCCCAAGCCCCCCACTATGTTGGACATCCCCTCAGAGCCGTGCAGCCTCACCATCCATACCATTCAGCTGATCCAGCACAACCGACGTCTGCGTAACCTCATTGCCACAGCTCAGGCCCAGAATCAGCAACAGACAGAAGGTGTAAAGACTGAAGAGAGTGAGCCTCTTCCGTCCTGCCCTGGGTCACCTCCTCTTCCTGATGACCTCCTTCCTTTAGATTGTAAGAATCCCAGCACACCATTCCACATCCGGCACAGTGACCCAGAGAGTGACTTTTATCG TGGGAAAGGGGAACCTGTGACTGAACTCAGCTGGCACTCCTGCCGGCAGCTCCTCTACCAGGCAGTGGCCACGATCCTAGCCCACGCAGGCTTTGAGTGTGCAAACGAAAGTGTCCTGGAGACCCTAACTGATGTGGCACACGAGTATTGTCTGAAGTTCACCAAGTTGCTGCGCTTTGCTGTGGATCAGGAGGCCCGGCTGGGGCAGACTCCCTTCCCCGACGTGATGGAGCAGGTTTTCCATGAAGTGGGCATTGGCAGCGTGCTCTCCCTCCAGAAGTTCTGGCAGCACCGCATCAAGGACTATCACAGTTACATGCTGCAG ATTAGTAAGCAGCTCTCTGAAGAGTATGAAAGGATTGTCAATCCTGAGAAGGCCACAGAGGACACTAAACCCGTAAAGATCAAGGAGGAACCTGTGAGTGACATCACCTTCCCTGTCAGTGAGGAACTGGAGGCTGACCTTGCTTCTGGAGACCAGCCACTGCCCATGGGAGTCCTTGGGGCTCAGAGTGAACGCTTCCCATCTAACCTGGAGGTCGAGGCTTCACCACAGGCTTCAA GTACAGAAGTAAATGCTTCCCCTCTTTGGAACTTGGCCCACGTGAAAATGGAGCCGCAAGAGAGTGAAGAAGGCAACGTCTCTGGGCATGGCGTGCTGGGCAGCGACGTGTTCGAGGAGCCCATGTCGGGCATGAGTGAAGCTGGGATCCCCCAAAGCCCTGATGACTCAGACAGCAGCTATGGCTCCCACTCCACTGACAGCCTCATGGGGTCCTCCCCTGTTTTCAACCAGCGCTGTAAAAAGAGGATGAGGAAAATATAA